In Sphingomonas sp. LT1P40, the DNA window TTTGAGGTAGGTCGCATATTCAAAGGTCTGGTTGCCCGCTCCGGCCACGGTGCGGAAACCGATGCTGCGCTTTAGCACGTCGAGCGCCTGCGCCTCGCCTGCTACTGACTTGTCCTGTGCGACGGCGGGTGTGGCGAGCGCGACCGCGAAAATGGCCGTCATTGCGATGCGCTTCATGCCCTTGCTCCCTTGTTACACGACTGTAAAACTAGCCGCGTCCGACGACAGGTCAACGGGGAAGCCAGATGACAGCACGATTCATTTACTGCGTCACGGCCTTCCTCCTGCTTCTCGCCACGCCTGCAGCGGCGCAGACCAGTTATGTCCATGCGGGCAAGCTGATCGACGTGCTGACGGACGCAGTCCGCACCGACCAGCTTATTACGATCCGGGACGAACGCATCGTCGCGGTCGGCCCGTGGACTGGCGCGCCGAGCGATGGCCCGGTGACCGACTGGTCGAAACTCACCGTCCTGCCCGGCCTGATCGACATGCACACCCATCTCGCCGACTTCGCCGACTCGAACCCCGGATCGGTGCTGATGCATTCGGCGGCAGAGGCGGCGCTGAAGGGGGCAGACAATGCGCGCGCGACGCTGCGTGCCGGCTTCACCACCGTCCATGACGTCGGCGCTTATCGCGGCCTGACCGATGTCGCCCTGCGCGATGCAATCAACGCCGGTTGGGTGCCGGGTCCGCGCATGAACGTCGTCGGCGCATACATCACCGTGCCCGGCGGCGGCGGCGACATCACCGGCTTCGCGCCCGATGTCGGCGTGCCCTCCGACATGCGCTTCGGCGTGTCCGCGACCCCCGACGATGTCCGCCGCAACGTCCGCTTCCTGCTCCAGAAGCGCGTCGATTCGATCAAGCTGATCGCCAGCGGCGCAGTGCTGGCGGTGGGCAGCGAGCCGGGTCGGCTGGAACTGTCCGTCGAACAGATCCGCGCTGCCGTCGAGGAAACCCGCGCGAACGGCGGCTACGTTACCGCGCACGCGCACGGGGCCGAGGCGATCAAGGTCGCGCTGCGCGAGGGCGTTCGCTCGATCGAACATGCCAGCCTGATCGATGCCGATGGGATCGCGCTCGCCAAGGCCAAGGGCGCGTGGCTGGTCATGGACATCTATAATGGCGACTATATCGACACCGAAGGCCGCAAGGCGGGTTGGCCCGCCGAATATCTGCGCAAGAATCTGGAAACCACCGACGCGCAGCGCGTCGGCTTTCGCGCGGCGGTAAAGGCGGGGGTGAAGATCGCCTATGGCACCGACGCCGGCGTCTATCCGCACGGCCAGAACGCTCGGCAATTCGCCTATATGGTCCGCTATGGCATGACGCCGATGCAGGCGATCCAGTCCGCCACGACCGTCGCCGCACAGGCGCTGCGCTGGGAAAAGGATATCGGTGCCATTACCCCGGGACGGTTCGCAGACATGGTCGCCGTAGCCGGCGATCCGCTGGCCGATATCGGTGTGCTCGAGGATGTGGCGGCGGTGATGAAAAGCGGTGTCGTGGTGCGCTGAAATCATCGCAGAAAACGCGAAAACCGCGCCGCATCCCGCGCATTTCTGCGGCTTGCATGATTCTCAACATGAAATGGTGCCGCTTACAGGACTCGAACCTGTGACCCCCGCATTACGAATGCGATGCTCTACCAACTGAGCTAAAGCGGCATACCCGGCGCGCCGCCGGGGAAGGTGGCGGCGCTTAACAGCCTCTTTGTTAGCTGACAAGCGTTGCCGAAGCGTTGAGATGCACCGCGCCTTTACGCAACATTTACCATGGCATGCGCAGACTCGCAGATGTTCAAGGGCAATGGCCCTTAGTGGAGCATGTGCATGGATACCGCCCGCGGACTCGACGACCGCCTCGATACCGGCCCGGATGACACCGAAGCGGACGATTCCGGCGTCAACGAACACCGGCTCGATATCGGCACCGATGAGCGGCGCATGCATGTGCGCGCGTATAATCATTGGGTGTCGCTGCTGCGCGGTCGCGCCTATCCGGCGATCGAAGATCTCGATCCCGAAAGCATTATCGATTTCGGCCCGCACAGCGTGCTGCTCGACTTTTCGGGCGGAATCGAGAACCCGGCAATTCGCTATCTCGGCCGTTCGCTGCGCGAGGAATGCGGCGTCGGTGCCGACATTGTCCATGTCGGCGAAGTGCCCAGCCGTTCTTTGCTGTCGCGGCTCACGGACCATTATCTTCAGATCATCGCCAACCGCGCACCGATCGGCTTCGAGGCCGAATTCGTCGGGCAACGCGGCCACAACACCCTCTATCGCGGCATCCTGATGCCCTATTCCTCGGACGAGGATGCCATCGATTTCATCTATGGCGTCATCAACTGGAAGGAAATGGTCGATGCCGAGACCCAGGCACGGCTGGAGCGTGAGGTCGAGGCGGCCCGCCGCGCCGTCCCGCTGCCGACCAGCGCCACGCCGGTATGGGCCGACGGCCCCAGCGCCGGGATCAGCGCCGACGTGCCTGAACCCGCGTTCGAGCATGACCTGGTGCCGCATGACGACGTCACCACGGTCCCGGAAACGCTCGCCGCCCGTCTGATGCTCGCGCGCGAAAGCGCCGCCGCCGCCCGCGCCGCCGATACGCGCAGCCGCTCGTCGCTCTATCGCGCACTGTCCCGTGCTTATGATTTCGCCTGCGCCGCCGACACCGATGCCGACAGCTATGCCGTGCTGCTTGCCGACGCCGACATCACGGTCCAGGCACGCGCGCCGATGACGGCGGCGGCCAAGCTCGTTTTCGGCACCGGCTATGACAAGACCCGCCTCACCGAATTCGCCGCCGTGCTCAGCCATGCGCAGCGTAACGAAGTACCGGAAGGCAGCCTCGACGCCTTCCTCACTGCCGCACCCGGCGGGATCAAGGCGGTGGTCAAGGCCGAACGCGCGCTGCGCAAGCCCGCTGTCCAGCCCGATCTGTTCGAGCGTGCACGCGAGGAATTGCGGTTGCGCCCCTCGCTCGGTCATGTCGAGATCGCGGCGGGCGACCATGAATTCGTGGTCCTGCTCGCGCGAGCCGGAACCGACGGCATGCTGGAGGTCGTCGCCAATCTCGACGACGACACCGCGCTGGCCGAGCGAGCAGTGCGCAAGGCGGCGGCTTGAACCTACAGCGCGACGCAGCTTTGTGACGGCACAAGCGACTTCACCGCAATTTAGTCTCAAATGTTACGGTGCGATGCAGCAAGCCTTGAGCCTTCGCGCGCACAGGCGCATAGCGCGGCACGATGAGCAAGACCCCGATCAAGTCGCTTGCCGAGGCTCTGAAGACCCGGCTTACCGATGGTGCACTCCCCGGAGAGCTTGAAGGCTTCGACGACGCCGCGCGCGCCGCCGCCGCCCGCTTTGTGGCGGAGGCCGCCGCCACCCGCGCCCCCGGCACCCCCGGCATCGCGCTGGAAACCGGCCTGAATGAAGACGGTCGCGCCATGCGCCTCGCCATCGTCAATGACGACATGCCGTTCCTGGTCGATTCGATCTCCGCCACCATCGCCGCGCACGACATCGCGATTCGGCGCGTGATTCATCCAGTGGTCGCGGTTGAGCGATCCGGCGACGGATCGCTCGCGGGCATCGGAAGCGGCGGAATGCGCGAATCGATGGTCTATATGGAACTGGAGCGCGCCGACGCCCGCGACCGCACCGGCCTCGTCCGCGATCTCGAACGCAACCTTCGCCATGTCCGTGCCGCCGTCACCGACTGGCCGGAATTGCGCCGCGCGATGAGCGAGGACACCAACCGCGTCGGCGATCCGGAGGGCGCATCGCTGCTGCGCTGGTTCCAGGGCGGCAGCATGACGTTGGTCGGGCATGAGAACTGGCACCGCGACGGCAGCATCACCGAACCGTCCGGCATTTGTCGCGCCGACCTCGATATGCCGTTGCTGGCGGAAGGGTCGCGCCAGCTCGCACTCGACTGGTTCGACAAGGGCGGTCAGCCACCGCTGTTGCTGAAGTCCAACGTCATTTCCACCGTCCATCGCCGCGCGCCGCTCGATCTGATCATCATACCGCTGCGTGACGGGGGTACGATCACCGGCCTGTCGATCCATGCCGGGCTGTGGACCAGCGCCGCGCTGCATTCGACGCCGGAGGAAGTACCGGTGCTGCGTTCGCGCATCGCCGCGCTCGAATCGAAATTCGGCTTCGATCCGCGCGGCCATACGGGCAAGGCGCTGGCGCACGCGCTGACCGGCTTGCCGCACGACCTGACCACCGCGTTTCAACCCGAGGCGCTGGAGGCGATCGCGTTGACCGCCATGTCGGTGACCGACCGCCCTCGCCCGAAACTGGTGCTGATCCGCAGCACGCTGGGCCGGCATCTGTTCGCGTTCGTGTGGCTGCCGCGCGACGATGTTTCCACCGGCCGCCGCGTCGCCATCGGCGAAATGCTGGAACGCAATGCCAATGCCAGCCAGCTCAGCTGGTCGATCGACCTTGACGATGGCCCGGTCGCATTGCTGCGCTACACGCTCGATCTGCGCGGCGAAGGGCGGATGCCCGATGCCGCCGCGCTCGATATCGAACTCGAACGCATGGTGCGCGGCTGGTTGCCTGCCGTTGAATCCGCACTGGCGGAAAGCGGCTTGGCACCTACTCGCGCCGCCCGGCTGGCACTGCGCTACGCCGCCGCCTTCCCGTTCGGTTACCGCAATTCCAGTACGCCGGAGGAGGCGGCGCGCGATATCGTCCGCATCGCCGGGCTTGGCGACACCGATGCCCGTTCGGTTCGCATCTTCGATTCCGGCGACAGCCTGCGCATCAAGCTCTATCGCCTCGGCGGCCCGCTGCCGCTGTCGGACGCGGTGCCGGTGTTCGAAAATTTCGGCTTCCGTGTGATCGAGGAAATCCCGACCGTCCTCCCCGGCGACCCCGCCGCCTATATCCATGATTTCGAGGTCACGCTGACCGGCAAGCTCAAGGGCGAAGTCGCGGTGGTCGAAGACGCCATCGCGGCGGTGCTTGAAGGCGCTGCCGAAAACGACGCCTTCAACCGTCTCATCGTCGAATCCGGCATCGCCCCCGCCTCGGTCGTGTTGCTGCGCGCGTGGTTCCGTTACCTGCGCCAGACCGGCCTGTCCTATGGTCTGGTTACGGTGGTCGAGGCTTTACGCCGCGCCCCCGCCGTCGCCGCCGCTTTGGTCGATCGCTTCGCCGCCGCGCATGATCCCGCGCGCACGGACGGCAGTATCGACGCGGTCAAGGCTGCCGACGCCGCTATCGCCGCCGGACTCGACGACGTTTCCGCGATCGACGACGACCGCATCCTGCGCGCGCTTTATGGGGTTATCCGCGCCACGCTGCGCACCAACGCCTTCGCCCCCGCCGCCGCCGAAGCGCTCGCGTTCAAGATGGACAGCGCGCTTGTCCCCGGCCTCCCCGCCCCGCTGCCGTGGCGTGAAATCTGGGTGTACTCCCCTCGCGTCGAGGGCATTCACCTGCGCGCCGGCCCTGTCGCCCGCGGTGGCTTGCGCTGGTCCGACCGCCGCGACGATTTCCGCACCGAAATTCTCGGGCTGATGAAGGCCCAGCGCGTCAAGAATGCCGTCATCGTCCCCACCGGGGCCAAGGGCGGCTTCTATCCCAAGAACCTGCCCAGCCCCGCACTCGACCGCGACGCTTGGTTCGAGGAGGGCAAGGAAAGCTACCGCATTTTTATCCGGTCGTTGCTGTCGATCACCGACAACATCGTGTCGGGCGCGGTCGTGCATCCTGACAGCGTCGTCATCCATGACGGCGAAGACCCCTATTTCGTCGTCGCGGCGGACAAGGGCACGGCGACCTTCAGCGACGTTGCCAACGCCATCGCCATCGACCGCAATTTCTGGCTGGGCGACGCCTTCGCCAGCGGCGGATCGGTTGGTTACGATCACAAGGCGATGGGCATCACTGCCAAGGGCGCGTGGATTTCGGTCCAACGCCACTTCCTGGAAATGGGCGTCGACGTTCAGACGCAGCCGATCAATGTCGTCGGTTGCGGCGACATGTCGGGCGACGTCTTCGGCAACGGCATGCTGCTGTCAAAGGCGCTGAAGCTGGTCGCCGCGTTCGACCACCGCCACATCTTCCTCGACCCCGCGCCCGATCCCGCTGCCAGCTGGGAAGAGCGCAACCGCATGTTTGCGCTCCCCCGCTCCAGCTGGGCCGATTACGATCCCGGCCTGATCTCGAAGGGCGGCGGCATTTACTCGCGCACCGAAAAGATCATCAAGCTGTCGCCGCAGATCCGCGAAGTGCTCGGCATCGAAGCGAGCGAGATGGAACCCGGCGCGCTGATCTCGGCGATCCTGAAGGCACCCGCCGACCTGATCTGGTTCGGCGGCATCGGCACCTATGTGAAGGCTGCCGCCGAAGCGCATGTCGAAGTCGGCGATCCCGCCAACGACCGGCTGCGCGTCAATGCCGAAGAACTGCGTGCCAAGGCCATTGGCGAGGGCGCAAACCTGGGCGTCACCCAAGCCGCGCGCATTTCCTTCTCGCTGCGCGGCGGACGCATCAACACCGACTTCATCGACAATTCGGCGGGCGTCGATTGCTCGGATAACGAGGTTAACATCAAGATCGCGCTCAACCGCGAGGTGATCGAGAACCGCTTGAAGATCGAGGATCGCAACACGCTGCTGGTGTCGATGACCGACGATGTCGCGCATCTGGTGCTTGAGGATAACCGCCTCCAGACGCTCGCGCTCTCCTTCCTCGAAAATGACGGCGCGGTCGCCGTGCCCAGCTTCGTGCGCCTCACCGAAATCCTCGAGAGCTCCGGCCGCCTCGACCGCGCGGTCGAGGGGCTGGCGACCAACGAGGATTTCTTGCGCCGTGCGCAGGAGGGTCGCGGCCTGACCCGGCCCGAGTTGGCGGTACTGCTCGCCACGTCGAAACTGGCGCTGCAGGACGCGATCGAGGACGGCGGCCTCGGCCTCGACCCCGAGCTCGAACCCGATTTGATCGCCGCTTTCCCGACAGCCATGCAGAAGAAGTTCCGCAAGGCGATCGAGGAACACCGGCTGCGCGGTGAGATCGTGGCGACCAAGCTCGCCAACCGCATCGTCAACCGGCTCGGCGTGCTCCACCCGTTCGAGCTGGCTGAGGAGGAAGGCGCATCGCTGCGCGACATCGCCATGATGTTCGTCGTCGCTGAACGCCTGTTCGGTCTCCAGCCGCTGTGGGAAGCGATTGAGACCGGCGCGATGAGCGAAAGCGCGCGCATCGCCCTGCTCGAGGAAGTCGCCGTCGCCACGCGTTCGCAAATCGCCGATCTGTTGCGCGTATGCCGCCCCGGCGACTCCCCGGCGGAGGTCATCGCGCGCCTCAAACCCGGCATCGCTGCGCTCGACCGGCAAGCCAAGAAGCTGCTCAAGGAAGAGGCGCGCGCGCAATCGGGCCGCATCGCCATGCGGCTGGAGGAAGCCGGCGCGCCGCACGATCTGGTCGTCAAGATCGTCCGCATCTTCGAGCTCGACGGCGCGGTCGGCCTCGCCGATCTTGGCCAGCGGCGCGGCATCGACGAAACCGAACTGACCCACGCGTTCACGCAACTGGGTCAGGCCCTAGGTCTCGACTGGGCACAGGCGGTGGCGGCCCGCGTCGTCGCGGGCGATCCGTGGGAACGCCTGCTGATCGCCGGTCTCGCCCGCGATTTTCAGCAGTTGCGCCTCGAATTTCTGGCTCGCAGCACGGGCGACGATCCACGCGCCGCAGTCGGCTCCTGGCTCGCCGAACAGGCACCGCGCGTCGCCCAGTTCGCCGCAGTGGTGGATCGCGCGCGCAAGGCACCGGCACCCAATGCCGCGATGCTGGCGCAGATCGCGGGACAGGCGCGCGTACTTTTGGGACGCTGACAATAGGCGATGCTCGCAATCGCAGCATTTACGGTTAGGTAAAGCATTACAACGGGCGTAAACACCGGCCGCGCGCCCGTGCGCACCACTTGGAGACGTGTCGTCGAAACGCGCCTGATCTTGGCTTATGGCCTGCTCGCTATCCTTGCAGTTGGCGGAGCCGTGTTCGCGCGGATGATGTGGTATCGCTCGCGCGGGCAACGCATGGCCCGTGACAGGAAGCGCGATCAGGCGCGCGCCGAGACTCGCCGCGAACAATATAAGCGCGATCAGGCCGAGAGCTGAAAGCCGGACTTCGCGCCGTGTGCGTTGCAATTGCGAATCGTTCTCGCTAATCCCGCGAACGACTCGCAACTGGAACGCGCCGCTTCATGCATGGAACGACCCCGGCCCCCCGCAAACGCAGCCGGAAATCCTTCTGGCTGAAGCAGCTGCACACCTGGCACTGGATCAGCTCGGCGGTCAGTCTGGTCGGGCTGCTGCTGTTCGCCATCACCGGCTTCACGCTCAATCACGCCGCCGAGATCGAAGGATCGCCAACAGTCGTTGAGCAAAAGGCGCAACTCCCCGCCCCGTTGCTCGCCACGATCAAACCCGATGACGCGCCGGATGCGAAAAAGCCGCTCCCCACCCCGGTCGCCGACTGGGTTAAAACCAACCTCCCCGTGACCCGCGCCACCGGTATCGCGGACTGGTCATCCGGCGAAATCTACCTCGCCCTTCCCCGCCCCGGCGGCGACGGCTGGGTGGCGATCGACCGCGAGACCGGCGAGATTACCACCGAAGCCACCGATCGCGGCTGGATCGCGTGGCTGAACGATCTGCACAAGGGGCGCAACAGCGGCACCGTGTGGAAATGGTTCATCGACATCTTCGTGCTCGCCTGTGTCGTGTTCTCGCTGACCGGCCTCGTGCTGCTGCAAATGCACGCGAAGAGCCGCCCCAGCACCTGGCCGCTGGTCATCGCCGGTCTCGTCATCCCCGCCATCCTCGCCATTTTCTTCATCCATTGACGGAGCATCCCATGCACATCCGCCTCACCGGCCTTACCGCCACCGCGCTCGGCGCTGGCCTGTTCGCACCCGGCATGGCCGCCGCGCAGACCCTCGATGTCAGCGTCACCATCCCGCGCCTGACCGTCGCCGAATATCACCGGCCCTATGTAGCGATCTGGCTGGAGAAAGAGGGCAGCCCGGCAAAGTCGCTGGCCGTCTGGTACGACGACGACATGAAGGCGAACGAAGGCACCAAATGGCTGCGCGACGTCCGCCAGTGGTGGCGTGCCTCGGGCCGCACGATGCGCTTCCCCGCCGCCGGTGTCACCGGCGCGACCAAGGCACCCGGCACGCACAAGGTCAGCTTCAAGCCGCCGCTCTCGCCCGGCAACTATACATTGGTGGTCGAGGCCGCACGCGAAGTCGGTGGCCGCGAACTGCTCCGCCTGCCCTTCTCGCTGCCCAAGGGCGGGACCGTCCGCGCCGCCGGAAAATCCGAACTGGGTGCCGTCACGCTCACCATCAAGCGCTAACAGGGGAACGCAATCATGAAACTCCGCAACACGCTGATCGCCGCCGCCGCGACAGTCGCCATCGCCATTCCCGCCACCGTGCAGGCGCATCGCCAGTGGATGCTGCCCTCGCTCACCGTCGTCTCGGGCGAGGGCGACGATGTCTGGGTCACGGTCGACGCCGCCGTCTCCAACGACCTGTTCTACTTCGAACATCAGCCGCTGCGCGCCGATGTCAGCGTCCTCCTGCCCGACGGCACGCCGGGTGAGATCAAGAACAAGGGTCAGGGCCGCTATCGCTCGACGTTCGACGTCCAGATCCAAAAGCGTGGCACCTACAAGATCTTCTATGCCACCGACGGCGTGATGGGCACGTACAAGCTGAACGGCGAGGAAAAGCGCCTGCCGCGCGGCACCACCACCGCAACGCTTGCCGCAGCCATTCCTGCCGGTGCCACCGACGTTCAGACCAGCGAGAGCAGCAACCGCAACGAAATCTTCGTCACCGCTGGCGAACCGACCGACACCGTGTTCAAACCGACCGGCAAGGGTATCGAACTGGTCCCCGTCACCCACCCCACCGACCTTGTCATGGGTGAGGACGCGACCTTCCAGTTCCTGCTCGACGGCAAGCCTGCTGCGGGTCTGCCGGTTACCGTCATCCCCGGCGGCATCCGCTACCGCGATCAGCTCCGGCAACAGGATTTGAAGACTGGCGCGGACGGCAAGGTCACGGTCAAATGGACCGACCCCGGCATGACCTGGATCAACGTCACCACCCCGCGCACCGAGCGTGAGGAGGGCGCCCCCCCTGCCCCCGGCGGTCGCCGTGCCAGCTATGTGACGACGCTTGAGGTGATGGCGCCCTGACGCCGCCGCGCCCGGAACCCCGCATCGCCATCCCCGCCACCCTGTCCGCCGCTGCCTTCCACCGGCGGCGGGCACAGGCGGGGGTGCGTGAGCTCGACGGCGTGACGATGGGGACCAGCTGGTCGGCAAAGATCGTCGATCCGCCGCGCGGCATCGCGGCGGAAATCGCCACCGTCCTCGACACCGTCATTACCCAGATGAGCCAGTGGGAGTCCGCGTCGCAGCTCAGCCGCATCAACGCCACCACCCCCGGCAGCTGGCACCCGATCGCCCCCGAATTCGCGCATGTCATGACCGCCGCGCTCGACATCGCCGATCGATCCAACGGCGCGTTCGATCCCGCTATGGGCGTTCCCGCCAATCTCTGGGGCTTCGGCCCGTCCGGCCCGCGCAGTGACACCCCCACCGAAGCCGAAATCACCGCCGCCCATACCGCCTCGGGCCGCGATGCGCTCGACTTCGATCCGCTGCTGCTTCGCCTTCGCCGCACCCGCGCCGTCCGGCTCGACCTGTCCGGCATCGCCAAGGGTTACGCCGTCGACACCGTCGCCGCGCGTCTCCGCGCGCTCGGCTGCGCTGATTTCCTCGTCGAGATCGGCGGCGAGCTGGTCGGTGCAGGCATTCAGCCCGATGGCCAGCCGTGGTGGGTCGATCTGGAGACCCCGCCCGGCACTGCGTTTGCCCCGCTACGCATCGCCCTGCACGGCATCGCCGTCGCCACCAGCGGCGACTACGCCCGCGCGTTCGAGGCGGACGGCACCCGCTATGCCCACACGATCGATCCGCGCACCGGGCGACCCATCACCAACCATGTCGTATCGGTCACCGTCATCCATAACCAATGCATGCATGCCGACGCCTGGGCCAGCGCGCTCACCGTCCTCGGCCCGGATGAGGGAATGGCGCTGGCAGAGCGCGAAGGGCTGGCGGCGCACATGCTCGTCCGCAAGGCCGGGCAGCCCCGAGAGCTGCTCTCGCTCGCGCTGCTGGGCATGCTCGGCTGAACTCTAAGCCATAGGCTGACTGCAAACGGGGCACTTATCGACGATCGCACTGCTCATCGGCCATTTACGTGATGCCACCCGCTCATTTCCCAAACTGACGCCGCAATTTGCGCAGCGCATGAAAATCAGCGGCGCGATGTTTAATACCGGAATCGTAAGCGACCACACCGATTGGAACAGCAGCATCTCCACCAATGGGAGAAACGGCGTGAAATTGGCCATAGTGATGGCAGTTTTCAGAAGTGTTCGTTTCACCTTCATTGCATCACTATGCCGCGCTAGGCCTAAGGTGGGAACGTCGGATTTCAGCTTAGACGTGCGCGCACTGAAGTGACGGTCAGGCGTCCGCCCAGCGCCGCAACAAATTGTGATAAACCCCCGTCAACTCGATCACCGACCGATCGGCCCCGCCCAGCTGCCCGGTCAGCCGCTGCACATTCTGGTCCAGGTCGAACAGGATTCGCCGCGCGCCATCGTCGCGGACCATCGACTGCAGCCAGAAGAAGCTCGCCACCCGCACCCCGCGCGTCACCGGCGTCACATGGTGCAGGCTGGACGAAGGATAGACCACCGCATGTCCGGCGGGCAGTTTCACGCGCTGCACCCCGAAATGATCCTCGACCGTCAGCTCACCGCCATCATAGGCCGCCGGGTCGTCCAGAAAGATCGTGATCGACAGGTCGCTGCGAATGCGGAACTCGGTCCCGCGCTGAATGCGGATCGCATTGTCGACATGCGTCCCGAACGTCTGTCCCTCGCCATAACGGTTGAACAAGGGTGGAAACACCTTCAGCGGCAGTGCTGCCGCGAAGAACAGCGGCGAGCGGCCCAGCGCATCCAACACGATCGCGCCTGCCTCGCGTGCCGCCGCGCTCCCCTCGGGCAGTTGCTCGTTCTTCTTGACCAGCGCCGACTGATGGCCCGATGTAACGTTGCCATCCACCCATTCGGCGGCGTCGATGATTCTCCGCACCCGCGCAACCGCGTCGACATCGAGCAGTTCGGGAATGGCGATCATCATCGGTAGCGCATAACCTTCATCCGTTGGAGCGGGCAATGGGCCGGAGGGTAAGAACGACCCACCACCCGCTCCACCCCCTTGTCAGAAGCGGTATCCCACGGTCAGCACCGCCGCCCGCGCATCGCCGGGGGTCGCCCAGCCATTGTTGCGAATGCGCGTATAATATAGCTCGTCGGTGAAGTTCTTGACGTTCACCAGCACGCTGAAATCCGCGTTGATGTCGTACGAGATCGACGCATTGTGGACCCAGTAATCGTCCGATCGATAGACGGTCGCGGAGGCCGCCGTCGGCAGGTTCAGCGCAAAGCTGCCCTGATAGGTCACCCCGTATCCCAGCTTCAGCCCGAACGGCAGCGTATAGGTGGTATAAAGGCTGCCCGAATGCTTCGGCGTGTTCTGCAACTCTGCACCCGCCGCCGGATCGGGCGCGCCCACTGCGACCGACCGG includes these proteins:
- a CDS encoding DUF2271 domain-containing protein is translated as MHIRLTGLTATALGAGLFAPGMAAAQTLDVSVTIPRLTVAEYHRPYVAIWLEKEGSPAKSLAVWYDDDMKANEGTKWLRDVRQWWRASGRTMRFPAAGVTGATKAPGTHKVSFKPPLSPGNYTLVVEAAREVGGRELLRLPFSLPKGGTVRAAGKSELGAVTLTIKR
- a CDS encoding PAS domain-containing protein, yielding MDTARGLDDRLDTGPDDTEADDSGVNEHRLDIGTDERRMHVRAYNHWVSLLRGRAYPAIEDLDPESIIDFGPHSVLLDFSGGIENPAIRYLGRSLREECGVGADIVHVGEVPSRSLLSRLTDHYLQIIANRAPIGFEAEFVGQRGHNTLYRGILMPYSSDEDAIDFIYGVINWKEMVDAETQARLEREVEAARRAVPLPTSATPVWADGPSAGISADVPEPAFEHDLVPHDDVTTVPETLAARLMLARESAAAARAADTRSRSSLYRALSRAYDFACAADTDADSYAVLLADADITVQARAPMTAAAKLVFGTGYDKTRLTEFAAVLSHAQRNEVPEGSLDAFLTAAPGGIKAVVKAERALRKPAVQPDLFERAREELRLRPSLGHVEIAAGDHEFVVLLARAGTDGMLEVVANLDDDTALAERAVRKAAA
- a CDS encoding Xaa-Pro dipeptidase — translated: MTARFIYCVTAFLLLLATPAAAQTSYVHAGKLIDVLTDAVRTDQLITIRDERIVAVGPWTGAPSDGPVTDWSKLTVLPGLIDMHTHLADFADSNPGSVLMHSAAEAALKGADNARATLRAGFTTVHDVGAYRGLTDVALRDAINAGWVPGPRMNVVGAYITVPGGGGDITGFAPDVGVPSDMRFGVSATPDDVRRNVRFLLQKRVDSIKLIASGAVLAVGSEPGRLELSVEQIRAAVEETRANGGYVTAHAHGAEAIKVALREGVRSIEHASLIDADGIALAKAKGAWLVMDIYNGDYIDTEGRKAGWPAEYLRKNLETTDAQRVGFRAAVKAGVKIAYGTDAGVYPHGQNARQFAYMVRYGMTPMQAIQSATTVAAQALRWEKDIGAITPGRFADMVAVAGDPLADIGVLEDVAAVMKSGVVVR
- a CDS encoding DUF4198 domain-containing protein codes for the protein MKLRNTLIAAAATVAIAIPATVQAHRQWMLPSLTVVSGEGDDVWVTVDAAVSNDLFYFEHQPLRADVSVLLPDGTPGEIKNKGQGRYRSTFDVQIQKRGTYKIFYATDGVMGTYKLNGEEKRLPRGTTTATLAAAIPAGATDVQTSESSNRNEIFVTAGEPTDTVFKPTGKGIELVPVTHPTDLVMGEDATFQFLLDGKPAAGLPVTVIPGGIRYRDQLRQQDLKTGADGKVTVKWTDPGMTWINVTTPRTEREEGAPPAPGGRRASYVTTLEVMAP
- a CDS encoding NAD-glutamate dehydrogenase domain-containing protein; the protein is MSKTPIKSLAEALKTRLTDGALPGELEGFDDAARAAAARFVAEAAATRAPGTPGIALETGLNEDGRAMRLAIVNDDMPFLVDSISATIAAHDIAIRRVIHPVVAVERSGDGSLAGIGSGGMRESMVYMELERADARDRTGLVRDLERNLRHVRAAVTDWPELRRAMSEDTNRVGDPEGASLLRWFQGGSMTLVGHENWHRDGSITEPSGICRADLDMPLLAEGSRQLALDWFDKGGQPPLLLKSNVISTVHRRAPLDLIIIPLRDGGTITGLSIHAGLWTSAALHSTPEEVPVLRSRIAALESKFGFDPRGHTGKALAHALTGLPHDLTTAFQPEALEAIALTAMSVTDRPRPKLVLIRSTLGRHLFAFVWLPRDDVSTGRRVAIGEMLERNANASQLSWSIDLDDGPVALLRYTLDLRGEGRMPDAAALDIELERMVRGWLPAVESALAESGLAPTRAARLALRYAAAFPFGYRNSSTPEEAARDIVRIAGLGDTDARSVRIFDSGDSLRIKLYRLGGPLPLSDAVPVFENFGFRVIEEIPTVLPGDPAAYIHDFEVTLTGKLKGEVAVVEDAIAAVLEGAAENDAFNRLIVESGIAPASVVLLRAWFRYLRQTGLSYGLVTVVEALRRAPAVAAALVDRFAAAHDPARTDGSIDAVKAADAAIAAGLDDVSAIDDDRILRALYGVIRATLRTNAFAPAAAEALAFKMDSALVPGLPAPLPWREIWVYSPRVEGIHLRAGPVARGGLRWSDRRDDFRTEILGLMKAQRVKNAVIVPTGAKGGFYPKNLPSPALDRDAWFEEGKESYRIFIRSLLSITDNIVSGAVVHPDSVVIHDGEDPYFVVAADKGTATFSDVANAIAIDRNFWLGDAFASGGSVGYDHKAMGITAKGAWISVQRHFLEMGVDVQTQPINVVGCGDMSGDVFGNGMLLSKALKLVAAFDHRHIFLDPAPDPAASWEERNRMFALPRSSWADYDPGLISKGGGIYSRTEKIIKLSPQIREVLGIEASEMEPGALISAILKAPADLIWFGGIGTYVKAAAEAHVEVGDPANDRLRVNAEELRAKAIGEGANLGVTQAARISFSLRGGRINTDFIDNSAGVDCSDNEVNIKIALNREVIENRLKIEDRNTLLVSMTDDVAHLVLEDNRLQTLALSFLENDGAVAVPSFVRLTEILESSGRLDRAVEGLATNEDFLRRAQEGRGLTRPELAVLLATSKLALQDAIEDGGLGLDPELEPDLIAAFPTAMQKKFRKAIEEHRLRGEIVATKLANRIVNRLGVLHPFELAEEEGASLRDIAMMFVVAERLFGLQPLWEAIETGAMSESARIALLEEVAVATRSQIADLLRVCRPGDSPAEVIARLKPGIAALDRQAKKLLKEEARAQSGRIAMRLEEAGAPHDLVVKIVRIFELDGAVGLADLGQRRGIDETELTHAFTQLGQALGLDWAQAVAARVVAGDPWERLLIAGLARDFQQLRLEFLARSTGDDPRAAVGSWLAEQAPRVAQFAAVVDRARKAPAPNAAMLAQIAGQARVLLGR
- a CDS encoding PepSY-associated TM helix domain-containing protein; the protein is MHGTTPAPRKRSRKSFWLKQLHTWHWISSAVSLVGLLLFAITGFTLNHAAEIEGSPTVVEQKAQLPAPLLATIKPDDAPDAKKPLPTPVADWVKTNLPVTRATGIADWSSGEIYLALPRPGGDGWVAIDRETGEITTEATDRGWIAWLNDLHKGRNSGTVWKWFIDIFVLACVVFSLTGLVLLQMHAKSRPSTWPLVIAGLVIPAILAIFFIH